The Coccidioides posadasii str. Silveira chromosome 3, complete sequence genome contains a region encoding:
- a CDS encoding uncharacterized protein (antiSMASH:Cluster_3.6~EggNog:ENOG410PU32), which yields MAGIDCLPGEILVEILAQVKVNSSNLFSCILVSRSWYQLGLPLLYRNVVLSDSNVSVFCGKLNASHGSLVRSLTVRIAPIEDAPATLLPGLLSTLVQLPRMTTFAFRVTRQPVPSFSLSQDQLISLVDALPESCINLEIDTNSSDVAPNADGAHFCNALRRILPRMRNVRLQLKFMCSQLFGDGPPLPGNLPSDPSLPFEPVSLPNIQTLMVDCIADNANLPKHCKHPKMARHPFTGWDSVTEALKRVVEQDGSHPPSARLFVLSSLPLNNTSQRSCTAFARAEMVSQTTYTLPFCIFAFTNQYHGWMLRTPDGREIFSTVWTLKDFAEGGVWKTIVGGSRIPAEVLLQKEKSFIPALYVEEKLPIMSLKEWTARYPDISCPLWRNELQAGVRLLDGEKREGPEEYLSRRPVTEKTPPGFVRLRSEAYINLYGQDDPRIINRT from the coding sequence ATGGCTGGCATTGACTGCCTCCCGGGCGAGATCTTAGTTGAGATCCTTGCTCAAGTCAAGGTCAATTCTTCGAATCTCTTCAGCTGCATCCTCGTCAGCCGGTCATGGTATCAATTAGGACTCCCACTGCTCTACCGCAATGTGGTGCTGTCCGACTCGAATGTCAGTGTTTTCTGCGGAAAGCTCAACGCAAGTCACGGCTCACTCGTTCGATCATTGACCGTCCGCATTGCTCCCATTGAAGATGCACCGGCTACATTGCTCCCTGGCCTGCTGAGTACTCTCGTCCAGCTGCCGAGAATGACTACTTTCGCATTCCGCGTCACACGTCAGCCGGTCCCCTCGTTCTCCCTCTCCCAGGACCAGTTAATATCTCTTGTGGATGCGCTTCCTGAAAGCTGTATCAATCTAGAAATTGATACCAACTCCTCCGATGTTGCACCCAATGCAGACGGTGCTCACTTTTGCAATGCACTGCGCCGCATCCTTCCGCGCATGAGGAACGTTCGTCTTCAGCTAAAATTTATGTGCTCGCAGCTTTTTGGGGACGGACCGCCTCTCCCGGGCAACCTGCCCTCCGATCCCAGCCTGCCATTTGAACCTGTCTCGTTGCCCAACATACAGACCCTCATGGTGGATTGCATTGCAGATAACGCAAATCTTCCAAAACACTGCAAGCACCCTAAGATGGCACGTCACCCATTTACTGGTTGGGACTCCGTGACCGAGGCATTAAAGCGAGTGGTTGAACAAGACGGCTCTCACCCACCGTCAGCCAGGCTCTTCGTACTCAGCTCTCTACCCCTCAACAATACCAGTCAGAGGAGCTGCACCGCATTTGCACGCGCGGAAATGGTATCTCAAACTACTTATACCCTCCCGTTCTGTATCTTTGCTTTTACAAACCAATATCATGGCTGGATGCTTCGCACCCCGGATGGCCGGGAGATCTTCTCAACGGTTTGGACATTGAAAGATTTTGCAGAGGGCGGGGTATGGAAGACTATCGTTGGCGGAAGCAGGATCCCCGCGGAGGTCCTCCTGCAGAAGGAAAAGTCTTTCATTCCAGCACTGTACGTGGAAGAAAAGCTTCCGATTATGTCTCTGAAAGAATGGACGGCGCGGTATCCTGATATATCCTGCCCACTGTGGCGGAATGAGCTGCAGGCGGGAGTGAGACTTCTCGAtggagaaaagagagaagggcCCGAGGAATATCTGTCTCGAAGACCAGTTACTGAAAAGACACCGCCGGGCTTTGTGAGGCTAAGATCCGAAGCTTACATTAATCTTTACGGGCAAGATGATCCCCGTATCATCAACCGGACATGA
- the MFS1 gene encoding MFS sugar transporter (EggNog:ENOG410QE2U~COG:G~TransMembrane:12 (i81-103o154-173i185-205o211-231i243-265o285-304i316-336o356-378i390-410o416-435i447-466o478-499i)~BUSCO:5329at33183) encodes MTSWIRRFRKESSEQVATKEPGSITTAFSDNPSSEAENDKEAASMNCSIPGEPVAVASLEQPRDAQETSEKSENARAEPEYASGITLLIIIIGLSLAVLLVALDNTIITTAIPTITNHFKALDDVGWYGSSYLLTTCAFQLVFGKVYTFFPVKWVFLTAIGIFEIGSVVCGAAPSSEALIIGRAIAGMGASGIFSGALVIVAYTVPLEKRPIYNGLFGGMYGIASVVGPLMGGAFTDHLSWRWCFYINLPIGAVTIFAILVFLKAPKQNLNTSLSWKARLLQLDPIGSAAFMPGVVCLLLALQWGGTRYAWGNWRIIILFILFAILISVFIGIQIYKGDDATVPPRIFTQRSIASAAFFALTLGSSFFIIVFYLPIWFQAIKGASATKSGIMAIPLVLALVIFSLLSGIGTTVTGYYTPFTYVASILSTIGAGMLTTFTTTTGHEKWIGYQVIFGTGLGFGFQLPLIAAQTVLPLEDVAVGTVIVMFAQTFGGALFVSVGQNVFGNRLMSGIREAVPDIDPSLVLEVGATQLKELVPPALLDNVQEAYNAALTNTWYVSVAMSAIGIIGALGLEWKSVKGKQIQPGVV; translated from the exons ATGACATCCTGGATCAGAAGATTTCGAAAGGAGTCCAGCGAGCAGGTTGCGACGAAGGAGCCCGGATCAATCACGACCGCATTCAGCGACAATCCGTCCTCTGAAGCAGAAAATGATAAAGAGGCGGCCTCGATGAACTGTTCCATCCCTGgggagccagtggcagtCGCGTCACTTGAACAGCCTAGGGACGCGCAAGAGACAAGCGAAAAAAGTGAAAACGCAAGAGCAGAACCTGAATATGCCTCGGGAATAACTCTATTGATTATCATCATCGGGCTGTCCCTTGCTGTACTCCTCGTTGCATTG GACAACACGATTATCACGACAGCTATTCCAACAATCACTAACCATTTCAAGGCTCTTGATGATGTCGGTTGGTATGGAAGTTCATATCTCCTCACTACCTGTGCCTTTCAGTTGGTGTTTGGGAAGGTGTACACTTTCTTTCCTGTGAAATGGGTGTTTTTGACCGCCATCGGCATTTTTGAAATTGGCTCAGTTGTTTGCGGAGCTGCGCCAAGCTCCGAAGCTCTCATCATTGGCCGTGCTATTGCTGGTATGGGCGCATCGGGGATATTCTCTGGTGCTTTGGTGATTGTCGCTTATACGGTTCCCCTGGAGAAACGACCCATCT ATAATGGCCTTTTCGGGGGTATGTACGGTATCGCTTCGGTTGTTGGTCCACTGATGGGCGGTGCTTTTACAGACCATCTCTCCTGGAGGTGGTGCTTCTATATCAATCTCCCAATTGGTGCCGTGACCATCTTCGCCATCCTGGTTTTCCTCAAGGCCCCAAAACAAAATCTCAACACCTCGTTAAGCTGGAAAGCCCGCCTATTGCAGCTTGATCCAATTGGTTCTGCAGCGTTCATGCCCGGTGTCGTCTGTCTTCTCCTCGCTCTCCAGTGGGGTGGCACCAGATATGCCTGGGGCAATTGGCGCATCAtcattcttttcattctcttcGCGATATTGATCAGCGTGTTCATTGGAATTCAAATCTACAAAGGTGATGATGCAACTGTTCCTCCACGCATTTTCACACAGAGAAGCATTGCATCCGCAGCTTTCTTTGCACTCACATTAGGATCCTCGTTCTTCATAATTGTCTTCTACCTGCCTATTTGGTTTCAGGCTATCAAAGGCGCTTCGGCCACAAAGTCGGGAATCATGGCTATTCCACTAGTCTTGGCTTTGGTGATTTTCTCCTTGTTGAGTGGAATCGGAACTACCGTTACTGGATACTATACTCCATTTACGTACGTCGCAAGCATCTTATCGACAATTGGGGCAGGTATGCTCACGACCTTCACTACGACCACCGGCCATGAAAAGTGGATTGGGTATCAAGTTATCTTCGGCACTGGGCTTGGGTTTGGGTTCCAGCTACCGCTCATTGCAGCCCAAACCGTACTGCCGCTGGAGGATGTGGCAGTTGGAACTGTGATTGTTATGTTCGCCCAGACGTTTGGTGGAGCGTTGTTCGTGTCTGTTGGCCAGAATGTTTTCGGCAATCGCCTTATGAGCGGCATCAGGGAAGCAGTGCCAGACATTGACCCGTCGCTGGTATTGGAAGTCGGCGCCACCCAGCTCAAGGAGCTGGTACCGCCGGCCCTTCTAGATAACGTTCAGGAGGCATACAACGCGGCTCTTACCAACACCTGGTACGTGTCCGTTGCCATGTCTGCGATAGGCATCATTGGCGCCCTTGGCTTGGAGTGGAAGAGTGTCAAGGGAAAGCAAATCCAGCCAGGTGTAGTCTAA
- the SEC53 gene encoding Phosphomannomutase (antiSMASH:Cluster_3.6~EggNog:ENOG410PHHP~COG:G~BUSCO:10855at33183) produces MTAEAASVYPSLENRPIKNTICLFDVDGTLTPARLGASPEMLQLLSQLRHKCAIGYVGGSDLAKQQEQLGSQTTSVTSLFDFCFAENGLVAFRMGQPLKSNSFIQWLGEEKYQKLVDFCLKYIADLRLPKKRGTFVEFRNGMVNVSPIGRNASTQERLDFQEYDKVHNIRKTMVEALKKEFPDYGLTYSIGGQISFDVFPNGWDKTYCLQHVEAEKNISGVEFSTIHFFGDKAFEGGNDWEIYIDKRTTGHAVNTPEDTMKLLRDMFDLN; encoded by the exons ATGACTGCCGAAGCAGCAAGCGTGTACCCCTCCCTCGAAAACCGTCCTATCAAAAACACAATTTGCCTGTTCGACGTCGATGGTACACTGACCCCAGCGAGGCTG GGCGCCTCGCCCGAAATGCTTCAATTGCTGTCGCAGCTCCGGCACAAGTGTGCGATTGGCTAT GTCGGTGGCTCGGATCTAGCCAAGCAACAAGAACAGCTCGGCTCCCAGACCACGTCGGTGACATCCCTCTTCGATTTTTGCTTCGCCGAGAATGGCCTGGTCGCGTTCAGAATGGGCCAGCCCCTGAAGAGTAATAGCTTCATCCAGTGGCTCGGAGAGGAGAAATATCAGAAGCTGGTGGATTTTTGCCTGAAGTACATCGCGGATCTGAGGTTACCCAAGAAGAGAGGCACATTCGTGGAGTTCCGAAATGGTATGGTGAACGTCAGCCCGATTGGACGCAATGCAAGCACGCAGGAGAGATTGGACTTTCAAGA GTATGACAAGGTGCATAACATACGAAAGACCATGGTGGAGGCGTTGAAAAAGGAATTCCCCGACTATGGACTTAC ATACTCCATCGGCGGACAAATCTCCTTCGACGTCTTCCCGAACGGCTGGGACAAGACGTACTGCCTCCAACACGTCGAAGCCGAAAAGAACATCTCTGGCGTTGAGTTCTCTACCATCCACTTCTTCGGCGACAAGGCCTTTGAGGGCGGGAATGACTGGGAGATCTACATTGATAAACGTACCACGGGCCATGCCGTTAACACCCCAGAGGACACAATGAAGTTACTGAGGGATATGTTCGATttgaattaa
- a CDS encoding uncharacterized protein (antiSMASH:Cluster_3.6~EggNog:ENOG4112ANB): MTPTTDFDLQTALAACQDSPPARWAFIRQFTRSWASTGTLNNTQAPADANSTEIGLAAGEQRLKLTLPPALKEAYKLLGHRPDLTSNHDRFLAPEELYIHQHTTTDDISVLVFRTENQNAAIWGIKICHFSNPDPPVFIRLGLSEEEAEQWLPWTATFSEALVEIILTESMFDPTALTYISFEECGRSELEKRFTPLPFPRYSPESGSTISWFTHGPNLLLRHDGSEVMIRARTDDAVQRLTEQNPDLFSNLVPNGYI; encoded by the coding sequence ATGACCCCGACGACCGATTTTGACCTCCAAACCGCTCTCGCCGCTTGCCAAGACAGTCCTCCTGCACGATGGGCATTCATTCGCCAATTCACCCGCAGCTGGGCTTCGACGGGCACTCTTAACAATACCCAGGCGCCAGCAGACGCCAATTCTACGGAAATAGGCTTAGCAGCCGGAGAGCAGCGACTCAAGCTCACACTCCCGCCCGCCCTCAAGGAGGCATACAAACTACTCGGCCACCGACCAGATCTCACCTCCAACCACGACAGGTTCCTCGCCCCGGAGGAGCTATACATCCACCAACACACCACCACCGACGATATTAGCGTCCTAGTCTTCCGCACCGAAAACCAAAACGCTGCAATCTGGGGGATCAAGATCTGCCATTTCTCCAACCCCGATCCACCGGTCTTCATTCGCCTTGGCCTATCTGAAGAGGAAGCCGAACAATGGCTCCCGTGGACCGCCACCTTCTCAGAAGCTCTGGTCGAGATCATCCTGACCGAATCGATGTTCGACCCCACCGCTCTAACGTACATCAGCTTTGAAGAATGTGGTAGGTCGGAACTCGAAAAGAGGTTCACGCCACTTCCATTCCCCCGCTATTCTCCAGAGTCGGGAAGTACGATTTCTTGGTTCACCCATGGTCCCAACCTATTGCTTCGTCACGACGGATCGGAGGTCATGATCCGCGCCCGCACAGACGACGCGGTCCAGCGGCTGACGGAACAGAACCCGGATTTGTTTTCAAATCTGGTGCCAAACGGATATATCTAA
- a CDS encoding uncharacterized protein (antiSMASH:Cluster_3.6~EggNog:ENOG410PIC1~COG:L~BUSCO:753at33183) codes for MSTFAYELHIPGPVSADLVSLCTRDSSSITEDRPSKRRKIQGGKSRFNVDNAAKYLPQYLVMCRLFLKLRFTEQPDANVGYGTSTRVPVNLRRRRSGVHRLFSLELQTRDTAVSLDAHDLESAPPLLNLIFTIPSIYRIFDKVPTACYQSLLHRDPADNLSFHLEVKVLWNDSPNLPGRCFGDAKDAFAQCFPSEHPRPTDSELSEVGQWTPNEFYSSVHVPKKQVNLSLVKGFEAIKSQLFPFQERALGWLLEREGVEVLPDGTLRPVVEDEGLPLSFERTTDAEGRPCFVSHAFCIAISDLSKWPYFTRVRGGVLAEEMGLGKTVELLSLICIHRRPQSAISAPDSDSEPVASGATLIIAPAAILEQWKQEITKQAPNLRFMHYQGIHLSKVSDDVMVQQLASHDIVLTTYAVLQREVHFAQDPPDRPLRNQRRLPRRKSPIVQISWWRVCIDEAQMVETGASNAARVARIIPRCNAWAVTGTPLRKDMRDLFGLLLFLRYEPFCSSLETWVRICELFKPVFKSLINKFVMRHSKDMIRNELHLPHQKRIVITIPFTAVEEQHYEHLFQQMCDECGLDSSGAPLGNWDPNSPRTVERMRFWLTRLRQACLHPEITATNARRLFGSGPLRSVAEVLEVMIDQNETQIRSEERSLLLSQLRRGQLLENAELPLQSLELWMKALSASQEIVSDCRNQLAVILKDVQAENYDILSISDAGSDDIEEAEKNRIGTYQQRLRGALEIEHMCKFFIASAYYQIKSDQKLTEPDSDDFKRLERLEEENYQAAKLIRREMLAETSRKVNKHINVVRVKAKKNELVRIPLMATDFRPGGIESQRILERLEDFSEAMNQHTIKFNKWRDHMVKLILRPLVDEEDSTNPEGNEYESSTKVQDEMYVYMETLRAMVANHHDAITGQTSALVSHELKQALEKAKTGNGPSPNLFISLMEACEKLKVPRELGSLRGILNELRTLVTSLEWQESGGSSRARAELGIVEDLHKTVSKLFSTHSKIASKLEREILLFQRVTNRRLEYYRHLQQISDTVAPYAEESKGQPLDKEQFDSKLRAEEKMKAKLSGLKAKRRYLVHLREDAGVLTVCGHKYCKDCLGLWWRQHRSCPVCKSRLHANELHQITYKPAELVAQEEKAPGNLETHHSMKNAIYSDIKSDDLEEIKDIEISGSFGTKIDTLARHLIWLRHHDPGAKSIVFSQYKSFLGILASAFSRFRIEFSSFDSYNGIERFKQDPSIECFLLHAKAHSSGLNLVNATHVFLCEPLINTAIELQAIARVHRIGQHRETTVWMYLVSDSVEESIYQLSVSRRLAHIAQKRKELDKSGTGFLVANGDDGLDLSNLNENVIDAANSLEMQDAALGKLLRGRATEGENVDDNDLWQCLFGKVKKNGTGSGGAIEHMRLEVDRMLRADAAEGRRDANN; via the exons ATGTCGACCTTCGCATATGAGCTGCATATCCCAG GCCCAGTTTCAGCTGACTTAGTCTCTCTTTGCACGAGGGATAGCAGCAGCATCACTGAGGATCGCCCTTCGAAGCGGCGCAAGATCCAAGGCGGCAAGAGCCGTTTTAACGTTGACAATGCCGCGAAATACCTTCCTCAATACTTGGTAATGTGCCGCCTCTTCTTGAAGCTT AGATTCACCGAACAACCGGATGCCAACGTAGGATATGGAACATCTACCCGGGTACCAGTGAATCTACGCCGCCGACGCTCGGGTGTCCACCGCTTGTTTTCCCTAGAGCTCCAAACCCGCGATACCGCCGTCAGTCTTGACGCTCATGACCTAGAGTCCGCTCCCCCTCTACTGAATTTAATTTTTACCATCCCATCGATCTATCGCATTTTCGACAAGGTGCCCACAGCATGCTACCAATCCCTATTACACAGGGACCCTGCCGACAATCTATCCTTCCACCTCGAGGTCAAGGTTCTTTGGAATGACTCCCCGAACTTACCGGGAAGATGTTTCGGTGATGCCAAAGATGCCTTTGCGCAGTGTTTTCCAAGTGAGCACCCCCGGCCCACCGATAGCGAACTCTCAGAGGTAGGTCAATGGACGCCGAACGAGTTTTACTCAAGTGTCCATGTTCCGAAGAAGCAGGTCAACCTCTCCCTAGTCAAAGGATTTGAAGCTATAAAATCTCAGCTATTTCCGTTCCAAGAGAGAGCACTAGGCTGGCTCCTCGAAAGAGAGGGCGTTGAGGTCCTTCCGGACGGTACCCTGCGCCCGGTTGTCGAGGACGAAGGCTTGCCTCTGTCTTTCGAGCGGACCACGGATGCCGAAGGTCGTCCATGTTTTGTCAGCCATGCCTTTTGCATCGCTATCTCCGACCTGTCGAAATGGCCCTACTTTACGCGGGTGAGGGGTGGAGTTCTTGCGGAAGAGATGGGTCTGGGTAAAACCGTCGAGCTGCTGAGCCTTATCTGTATCCACCGACGGCCGCAGTCAGCTATTTCGGCGCCTGACTCCGATTCGGAGCCTGTGGCCTCCGGCGCGACTTTAATCATCGCACCAGCGGCGATTCTAGAGCAGTGGAAGCAAGAAATTACCAAGCAAGCACCGAACCTTCGATTTATGCATTATCAGGGAATTCACCTGAGCAAAGTGTCTGATGATGTCATGGTTCAGCAGCTGGCATCTCATGATATCGTGCTCACAACATACGCTGTCCTCCAAAGAGAAGTCCATTTTGCACAAGACCCTCCCGATCGCCCCCTGCGCAATCAGCGAAGATTGCCAAGGCGCAAGTCCCCGATCGTTCAAATATCTTGGTGGAGGGTCTGTATTGACGAAGCCCAGATGGTGGAAACGGGCGCGAGTAACGCAGCGAGAGTTGCTCGTATCATTCCCCGTTGTAATGCGTGGGCCGTGACTGGCACGCCGCTACGGAAGGATATGAGGGATTTATTTGGCCTTCTGCTCTTCTTGCGCTATGAACCATTTTGCTCCTCACTGGAAACTTGGGTCCGGATCTGCGAGCTCTTCAAGCCTGTGTTCAAATCCTTAATAAACAAGTTCGTCATGCGCCACAGCAAAGACATGATACGGAATGAACTACATCTGCCCCATCAAAAACGTATTGTTATTACCATACCTTTCACTGCGGTTGAAGAGCAGCATTACGaacatcttttccagcagaTGTGCGATGAATGTGGCCTCGACTCGAGCGGGGCACCCTTGGGAAACTGGGATCCCAATTCGCCTAGAACCGTTGAAAGGATGAGGTTTTGGCTAACCAGGCTGCGCCAGGCATGTCTTCATCCGGAAATAACGGCCACCAATGCTCGGCGTTTATTTGGAAGCGGGCCTCTCCGCTCCGTTGCCGAAGTTCTGGAAGTTATGATTGACCAAAATGAGACGCAAATTCGCTCCGAAGAAAGAAGTCTTCTGCTCTCTCAGCTACGCAGAGGGCAGCTGCTTGAAAATGCAGAGCTTCCCCTGCAGTCCTTGGAACTTTGGATGAAAGCCTTATCTGCCTCGCAAGAGATAGTTTCGGATTGTAGAAATCAGCTCGCTGTAATTCTGAAGGATGTGCAAGCCGAGAATTATGACATCCTAAGTATATCGGATGCCGGCTCTGACGACATAGAGGAGGCAGAAAAGAACCGAATTGGAACCTATCAGCAGCGGCTTCGGGGCGCACTAGAGATTGAGCACATGTGCAAATTTTTTATTGCCAGTGCGTACTATCAAATCAAAAGTGACCAAAAGCTTACGGAGCCCGATTCAGACGATTTTAAAAGGTTAGAAAGGCTTGAAGAAGAGAACTATCAGGCCGCGAAACTCATTCGAAGGGAGATGCTGGCCGAAACAAGTCGCAAGGTCAATAAACATATCAATGTCGTGAGGGTCAAGGCAAAGAAGAACGAACTTGTCCGGATTCCTCTCATGGCAACTGATTTTCGGCCTGGCGGTATAGAGAGCCAGCGTATCTTGGAACGGCTTGAGGACTTTTCCGAGGCTATGAATCAACATACAATCAAATTCAACAAATGGCGTGACCACATGGTCAAGCTCATTTTACGACCACTAGTCGACGAAGAAGACAGTACCAATCCTGAGGGAAACGAATATGAATCTTCAACAAAGGTCCAAGATGAAATGTATGTGTACATGGAAACGCTACGTGCCATGGTCGCAAATCATCATGATGCAATTACGGGTCAGACGAGTGCTTTGGTTAGCCACGAATTGAAGCAGGCCTTAGAAAAAGCGAAGACGGGCAATGGCCCTTCTCCTAATCTTTTCATTTCCTTAATGGAGGCCTGCGAGAAACTGAAGGTTCCCAGGGAGTTAGGCTCCCTGCGTGGCATCTTGAACGAGCTTCGAACATTGGTGACTTCGCTAGAATGGCAGGAGAGCGGAGGTAGCTCTCGGGCTCGCGCTGAACTTGGTATCGTCGAGGACCTCCACAAAACCGTCAGCAAACTGTTCTCTACGCATTCAAAAATCGCAAGTAAGCTGGAGAGGGAGATTCTTCTGTTTCAACGCGTGACGAATAGAAGGTTGGAATATTACCGGCATCTCCAGCAGATATCCGACACAGTCGCACCTTATGCTGAAGAATCTAAGGGGCAACCGTTAGATAAGGAACAATTTGATTCTAAGTTACGCGCTGAGGAGAAAATGAAGGCTAAGCTTTCAGGCTTAAAGGCGAAACGCCGGTATCTTGTCCACCTGCGGGAGGACGCTG GCGTCTTAACGGTGTGTGGTCACAAGTATTGTAAAGACTGTTTGGGTCTTTGGTGGCGTCAACACCGGTCATGTCCTGTGTGCAAAAGCCGTCTGCATGCCAATGAGCTACACCAAATCACCTACAAGCCTGCTGAGCTAGTAgctcaagaagaaaaagcccCAGGGAATTTAGAGACACATCACTCAATGAAAAACGCAATCTACTCGGATATCAAGAGCGACGATCTGGAAGAAATTAAAGATATTGAGATCTCTGGCTCCTTTGGCACCAAAATTGACACCCTTGCCAGACATCTGATTTGGCTACGACACCACGACCCAGGCGCGAAGTCTATTGTGTTCTCTCAGTATAAATCGTTCCTGGGTATCTTGGCTAGTGCTTTTTCTCGGTTCAGGATCGAGTTTAGTAGCTTTGACAGCTACAATGGAATTGAGCGTTTCAAGCAAGACCCTTCG ATTGAATGTTTCCTTCTGCATGCCAAAGCGCATTCGTCCGGGCTAAATCTTGTCAACGCCACCCACGTTTTCCTTTGCGAGCCATTAATCAATACAGCCATTGAACTTCAAGCCATTGCTCGAGTGCACCGTATCGGCCAACATCGCGAAACCACGGTTTGGATGTACCTTGTATCCGATTCAGTCGAGGAGTCCATCTACCAACTCTCGGTGTCTCGACGACTAGCTCATATAGCACAGAAGCGAAAAGAACTAGACAAGAGCGGAACAGGCTTCTTGGTTGCGAATGGAGATGACGGACTAGATCTTTCTAATCTGAACGAGAATGTAATCGACGCAGCCAACTCCCTTGAGATGCAAGATGCCGCCTTGGGGAAACTGCTCCGTGGGCGTGCAACCGAGGGTGAAAATGTTGATGATAATGATCTATGGCAATGTCTCTTTGGGAAGGTTAAAAAGAACGGCACCGGCAGCGGGGGAGCCATTGAGCACATGCGGTTGGAAGTTGACCGGATGCTAAGAGCCGATGCTGCGGAGGGGAGGAGAGATGCTAACAATTAA
- a CDS encoding uncharacterized protein (antiSMASH:Cluster_3.6~EggNog:ENOG410PINJ~COG:S~TransMembrane:1 (o288-309i)~BUSCO:11609at33183): protein MATSKSVVELPRFLCSSQTGSSRITPSNLFGSGVSANQTHKRRSFHATDVRQPVQLRGLSTSLSPSSAALVRCSNFAATAPYALRYSSPAPAPTARRETDVPSVPIRHNGVYVAAFNPARRAFHASAAAQKDHRFDTLKLVQRLKGEGFSEEQAVALMRVLNDVIEESIQNLTRTMVLREDAERSAYTQKVDFAKLRSELLNSDSTEAQLTRSSHDRIAGDLAKLNSRLRDEINRTQASVRLDLNLEKGRIREEANGQEMRIKETETRIEQEVAGLRERVEAVKFSTLQWLMGVCTGTAALILGAWRLLM, encoded by the exons ATGGCGACCTCGAAATCCGTCGTCGAGTTGCCGCGCTTTCTGTGCTCCTCACAGACCGGCTCCTCGCGCATCACCCCCTCAAACCTCTTTGGATCGGGTGTTTCGGCCAACCAAACACACAAGCGTCGGTCGTTCCACGCCACTGATGTTCGCCAGCCCGTACAGCTCAGAGGTCTATCTACCTCGCTCTCCCCGTCCTCGGCGGCGCTCGTTCGCTGCTCCAACTTCGCGGCCACCGCCCCATATGCCCTCCGCTACTCCTCGCCCGCTCCCGCTCCTACGGCCCGTCGCGAGACGGACGTCCCTTCTGTTCCTATTAGACATAATGGTGTATATGTCGCGGCATTCAACCCCGCTCGCCGTGCGTTCCATGCCTCCGCAGCAGCACAAAAAGATCACCGTTTCGATACGCTGAAGCTGGTTCAGCGCCTCAAGGGCGAAGGCTTCAGTGAAGAGCAGGCTGTTGCCTTGATGAGAGTGCTTAATGACGTTATTGAAGAATCCATACAGAATTTGACCAGGACGATGGTGCTGAGGGAAG ATGCCGAACGGTCTGCGTACACTCAAAAGGTTGACTTCGCCAAACTCCGCTCCGAGCTTCTAAATTCCGATTCGACAGAAGCACAGCTAACTCGATCCTCACATGACCGGATTGCCGGGGATTTGGCTAAACTAAACTCCCGACTGCGTGACGAGATCAACCGCACACAGGCATCAGTCCGACTGGATCTCAACCTTGAGAAAGGAAGAATAAGGGAGGAAGCGAACGGGCAGGAGATGAGAATAAAAGAGACAGAGACGAGAATAGAGCAAGAGGTAGCCGGGTTAAGGGAGAGGGTGGAAGCTGTCAAGTTCTCAACTCTGCAATGGTTGAT GGGTGTTTGCACTGGTACCGCAGCGCTAATACTAGGTGCCTGGCGCTTGTTGATGTAA